GGCGTGAAAGAGTGCTGTAAGCGTCCTCTTCTGGCCTCGTCGTACTGGGTGTATTTTTTGGCCCCGCTCGTATACCCGGTATGGCGACGATAGCACTCCCGGAACCTGAAACAGATGGATCGACGAGCGTCGAGCGAGCAATCGCGACCAGAGAAAGTCGTCGGTCGTTTTCCTCGAAACCGGTCGGACTCGAGGACGTTTCGCAGATCCTCTGGGCCGCACAGGGAACGACTCACACGAGAGATGGCATCGAAATGCGGGCTGCGCCGAGCGCCGGGGCGACGTATCCGCTGGTTGCGTTCCTCGTGGTCTCCCCGGGCGGTAGCGAAGAGCTGAAGCCGGGCGTGTACCGGTACGAGCCAAGAGAACACGGACTCGAGGGGGTCCTCGAAACCGCAGTTCACGACGAACTCACCGCGGCAGCACTGGGGCAGGCGGTGGTCAACGACGCACCGGTTTCAATCGCTCTGGCTGCTGACTACGACCGAACACGACGACAGTATCCGGAACACGGCGAGCGGTACGTGCACATGGAAGCGGGTCACGCCGCCGAGAACGTCCATCTCCTCTGTGCGTCACGTGGACTGAATAGCTGCCCCGTGGGGGCATTTTCCGATGTCGACCTAACAGATGCGCTGTCGCTCCCGGACCCACTCGAGGCGGTATACCTGATCCCGGTTGGATATCCCCCAGCAAACGCCTGATGCGAATCGTTGAACCGGTCCTTGAAATCGTTGCCGAGCGTCTCGGGAGACTTCCCTCGCCGTCATATAGTCACGCGTTCCTGTTTGCCAGTATTGCGTTCTTCGAGGAGACATATTGCGGACTCGAGATAGCAATCACCGGTGAGGAACAACAGGAGCCGTATCGAACTCCCCCAACACCGTTTTGACGACAGGGCGTGTTCGTTCCGTTCGAATGCAACTCGAAGCCGCGACGATCGATATCGGGACGAGTCGGCCACTCGTATTGCTCCACTCGGACGATGCGGACGAACTGGGGGCTCACCCACTCGATCGGGTCCGAATCGACCACGACGAGGGGACAATGACGGGAATCGTGAAACGGACGGACGAACTGGTCAATCCGGGAATCGTCGGCGTTACCGAGCCACTCCACCACGTTCGTGGCGGAGTCAAGGTCACGCTCGCCGGCACGCCACAGTCGGTCCGATACGTGCGAAAGAAACTGGACGATATCGAACTC
The DNA window shown above is from Natronosalvus amylolyticus and carries:
- a CDS encoding SagB/ThcOx family dehydrogenase, whose amino-acid sequence is MATIALPEPETDGSTSVERAIATRESRRSFSSKPVGLEDVSQILWAAQGTTHTRDGIEMRAAPSAGATYPLVAFLVVSPGGSEELKPGVYRYEPREHGLEGVLETAVHDELTAAALGQAVVNDAPVSIALAADYDRTRRQYPEHGERYVHMEAGHAAENVHLLCASRGLNSCPVGAFSDVDLTDALSLPDPLEAVYLIPVGYPPANA